From a single Nanoarchaeota archaeon genomic region:
- a CDS encoding aldehyde dehydrogenase family protein, which yields MSNIFDEIRFPSAADGVQIYKMFIDGKWVESSNQHTFNVHNPDDFSIVGKVQKASKNDALWALDSAFNTKAKIAGMSSYERAQILEKTAKLLSDYKTFFVDTIVAEAGKPVKVAEGEVDATIERFKFAAEEAKELKGEAISGDSFPHTKKKIAMTRRQPLGVVLAISPFNYPLFIASAKIAPAIAAGNAVISKPASDDPICLIMLAKLLQIAGMPDGTFNVVSGSSAEIGDILVESEKVDMISFTGSSEVGIHIAKAAGMKKIHMELGGKSPGIVLEDADLDLAAKECISGALKYSGQRCDAISRILVVESVADEFTKKILAELPKWKLGSPKNADISIGPIINQKALEKIDALVNDAVEKGAHLFAGGKKVRGLYFEPTVLGNVTKDMRIAWEETFGPVVSIIRVKDYEEALRMANESQYGLDASIFTNDLNRALDGALKLIDGTVQINAAPMHGVGTFPFGGDKYSGIGREGIRTSMEEMTKIHTIVFNLK from the coding sequence ATGTCTAACATTTTCGACGAAATCAGATTTCCTTCTGCGGCAGACGGCGTTCAAATATACAAGATGTTTATCGACGGCAAATGGGTTGAATCATCCAACCAGCACACGTTCAATGTACACAATCCTGATGATTTCTCGATAGTCGGAAAAGTGCAAAAGGCGTCAAAAAATGATGCTTTGTGGGCACTTGATTCTGCCTTCAATACAAAGGCAAAAATTGCAGGAATGTCTTCATACGAGCGCGCCCAAATCCTTGAAAAAACTGCAAAGCTTCTTAGCGATTACAAAACTTTCTTTGTCGACACAATTGTAGCCGAAGCCGGAAAGCCCGTAAAAGTCGCCGAAGGCGAAGTCGATGCCACAATCGAGAGGTTCAAGTTCGCAGCCGAAGAGGCAAAAGAGCTGAAAGGCGAAGCAATAAGCGGTGATTCTTTCCCGCACACAAAGAAAAAAATAGCAATGACTCGAAGGCAGCCTTTAGGCGTAGTTCTTGCGATTTCGCCGTTCAATTATCCGCTTTTCATTGCATCTGCAAAAATCGCGCCGGCGATAGCTGCGGGAAATGCGGTTATTTCAAAGCCTGCAAGCGACGATCCCATATGCTTGATTATGCTTGCGAAACTGCTTCAAATAGCAGGAATGCCTGACGGCACTTTCAACGTAGTTTCAGGAAGCTCCGCAGAAATAGGTGATATTCTTGTCGAAAGCGAAAAAGTTGACATGATTTCATTTACAGGAAGCTCTGAAGTCGGAATACATATAGCAAAAGCCGCAGGCATGAAAAAAATCCATATGGAACTTGGCGGAAAGTCTCCCGGAATTGTTCTTGAAGACGCAGACCTTGACCTTGCGGCAAAGGAATGTATCAGCGGCGCGCTAAAATATTCAGGGCAGCGCTGTGACGCAATAAGCAGAATTCTGGTTGTTGAAAGCGTTGCTGACGAATTTACAAAGAAAATACTTGCAGAGCTGCCGAAATGGAAGCTCGGCTCTCCGAAAAATGCGGACATCTCAATAGGCCCGATAATAAATCAAAAGGCGCTTGAAAAAATCGATGCTCTTGTTAATGACGCCGTAGAGAAAGGCGCACACCTTTTTGCAGGAGGAAAGAAAGTCAGAGGATTGTATTTCGAGCCCACGGTTCTTGGCAATGTAACAAAAGACATGCGCATAGCCTGGGAAGAGACTTTCGGTCCTGTTGTTTCAATAATTCGCGTAAAAGACTATGAAGAAGCGCTGCGCATGGCAAACGAATCGCAATACGGCCTTGACGCGTCGATATTTACGAATGATCTGAATCGCGCGTTGGATGGCGCGCTAAAGCTGATTGACGGAACAGTGCAGATAAATGCCGCGCCGATGCATGGCGTAGGCACATTCCCGTTCGGAGGCGACAAATATTCAGGAATAGGGCGCGAGGGCATAAGAACCAGCATGGAAGAAATGACAAAAATACATACGATTGTGTTTAATTTGAAGTAG